TTAGACCTGACAATTCGGATAACCGGATCGATTTCGGATCGGATGCATTTCGGATCAAATCTATTTTCAATATATTTGGTGATCATTCAATATAtttcatattttaaaaaatatgaaataaTAATCAAAACTGTTCAGTAAATTTTATAACACTTAACTAAATTTGTAGAAAATTTATTCAAACTTAGATTATACTTTGACAACCAAATGTATAGGCATCACTTTAATTAAACTATAAACACGGACAAATTTACAACAGATTAAATGTACATTTTTAACATAATTTACAAAAGTAGGATATAAAATTTAGTATTCGTttcttctatttctgtttggttccgtgaatcatcaaactctactTATATCATATACTCCATCCATCCTTCCTAATTGTTATCATTTAtccgacacgtattttaagatgaatagaaaatatatttttataattttttttaaaattttccttttctgaataaaaataaaatgtttaaatttttttttcagaaaaataaaatttttaagaaaAGTTAAAGAAATATACTTTTTCTTCATCTTAAAATACGTACTAGACACTCTCTCAGAAACGATAATAATTGGGATGGACCGGGCGAGTATTTTTCTATTACTATGCTTATCTTTttggtttgttttgtagtttaaTCAATGAATGCAATGGTGCCCCCACTTGTTAAACGACGACACAACAAATTACTTGTATAGTTGTAAAACgtttataataaaataaacacAAATAATCAATTACAACAAGAGGTGATGTGGTTTTTTAAGGCCAGCAACAGAAGAAGCCACTggtaatttaaatattattataataataatttcaTCGATTTCCATGACTTTTTCTTTTATGAAAGGTGTTGCTTAACACACCACCCTTGACTTGACCATTTCTATTCAAAACAAGTCTCTTACTCTCTTGGTAGGCTGTTTTACATTTTAAGCTGTtcttttttgtaaaaatattgatttcaattatttttttgtttATATAGTCTGTAATTTATAAATAGGCATTTGCATATTCAAAGtctaaaaataaatttaatacaTCATTTAACCCCAAAATTGATATGAATTCACACTTGGATTTCAATTCTAAAtaattactccctccgtccctcccaattgttatcgtttctggaGAGTATTCGGCGCGTATTTTAAGATGAAGAGAAAGAatagttctataacttttttaaaaaaaaatatttttctaaataaaagtttaaacattcaattttaattcaaaaaaagaaattttttaaaaaaaattatataactatactttatattcatcttaaaatatGTGCCGGACACTCTATCAGAAATGATAACAATTAGGAGGGACGGAATGAGTAATTATCAAAGTGAAAACCTGGATAGACCTTCGCAACAGAAATCCTCTGCCATTCTGTTAGACAATCAAACCCTGTGCTCGGAAATGGTGGACATAGTTCAGTCTGGACTTTAAAAAATTGGGTTTTATAAAAATTGATTGATATCGGGTCGGATATTTTAAAAAATTGGTTTTCGGAATTTCGGATTTTTTTATAATTAGAAAGCCCTTTTTAGGCTCTCGGTCTTATTTTTTCGAATTTTTTCAGAATCGGATTTTTCGGATTTTTTCCATATCAGATAGAATCGGATTTCGGCTTTCGGAAGTTTTTGAACATTTCTTATCAAGCATAATTTGATTGACCTCataataataaatattcagtCTTTCTAATATGTGTTCAGTCACACAATAAGCGCTAAATTTTATGAGTTTGGTGTATTTTTATTGGTGGAGTTGTTGTAAATGCAGGGGTCCatcaatatttataattaaaggaCCAATCAAAATGCACCAAATTCATGGGAGCCGGTACTTATTGTGTACTCTTGGGCACACATTAGACAACCCGATAAATATTATATGTAAATTACTTTTTTATGCTTGAAATCTTTATTGTACAAAAAAGTTTGACTATAAGAAACTTAAAAATGTACAAAAAGAGCTAGGGGTAGTAAAGTAAATATAATGAGGTATAAACATCAATATATGCCAACAAATGACCTAACCTATCTTTATTAATCCTCTTGGTTGTCATTTCCTTCAATCCTCCCCCAACAATTACATATAATAATACACCAAAAAAGTCTTTAAACCATACCCTAGCAACTAGATTCCTCAAATTTTGGGAGAgaaacagagagagagagatggaagGATTGGTAAGATCAGAGAGCACATTTAGAAGATCAGGTTCATCAGGTTTGGTTTGGGATGACAAGTTCTTGTCTGGTGAACTGAAGCCTGTTCAAACTAAAGAAGGAGGTGATCAAGATTCTTCAGACAACAACAAAGATAAAACTGAGCAACCAAAACAAGCTTATAAAACTGTTGAAGTAACTCCAACTGTGGACCCACCTTCTCCTAAAGTCTCTGCTGGTTGTGGTATCTGTTTTGGTAAATCTAAGCCGGCCAAGAAATCAGCAGCCACTGCTCATAAAAGATTTAAACCTGCCGGTGGCCACCGTAAGTCTTAGCTGCTACAGAATCTTTAGTACAACAAACACTCTCTCTTTGTTGTTTTTTTCACTTTCATTGTCAGTGTTGAAGTTTCAGTTGGACTGGACCATATATATTTTTCCTCTATGTATATGCATGTGTGATGGCTTGATGAAATATATATCAattctcctctctctctctctctccctccctccctctccctctccctctccctctctgtCTCTCCCagtctctccctctccctctctgtCTCTCCCAGTCTCTCTCTGTCTCTCCCagtctctctccctctctctctatCCCTCTCTGTCTCTcccagtctctctctctctctctcttcatatTTCAGATTTACCAGATTGTTTGTAATAGTACTTGTCCCAATTGATCAGATTATTAGGCCACACCCAGATTTTTTCTCATTTTCTTATAAATTTTCTTGGCCTTATGTTCATGTAATCTGGTTTGATGTACTAGTACCATTAGATTTCTTGTAAAAAATTCTCGTTCTTTGAAATCAATGAAATGAATCAATTCTGGGTAtgaatttttagtttatgtggtGTACAATTAATtaatctctctccctctctctctttctctctcccaCTCTCTCTCTCCCTGTCTTTATTATATGTGTATGTAGAAATGGGCCCTGCTGATCATGTAGGTGTTCAAAGAAGATGGGCTGGCTGGCTGTTATCATCTTTAATTTGACTAGCACATGAGGCGCACATTAGCATCCCCATTGTTTTCTTCATTTTAATTGCATAAAATGTTTTTGGTTACCCACTGATTTTCTTCATTTTAATTGCAAAAAGTGTCTTTCCTAACAGAAAATAATAACAATAATTCTATAATGTTAGAACACATGCAAGTGATACCACCTAGTCATAgactttttttttaatttgaaaaatatgatttatatttttacaaatgagtatatttctaaaaaatttataaatGAGCAAGGGTCGAACTCATGGACGAATTGTTACTCCCTCCGGTCCATTTGTTATCGTTTTCGAGAAAGTATcggacacgcattttaagatCAATAAATTGTTACTCCCTGGTCCATTTGTTATCGTTTATGAGAAAGTGTCGTACACATTtacgcattttaagatgaaaaaaagtataattttattatatatatatatattttttaaaaaaatatgtataaaagtttaaatattttattttttgaaaaaagaaattttttaaaaataataatataattatattttatattcattttcAAATAAGTGTCAAATCTTTTCTCGAAAATGACAATAAATAGAAAGGGAGGAGGGAGTACTCTGTATTATATTGCGAGAAATATCGTTTCATTGTGCAAGCCCGTTTCTGTATTTGTGTAGAACATCATCCATTTATAGTTATTGTTAATGTTTTTTTTGACGAACAATAAGATTTTATTGactataaaatataaaaatatactcgGGACAAACCCCCAAATTGACAACTACAATCTGATTGTGAAATAAAAATCGAGCTAAATAAATAGCCGTTTTGTTTCCAGATTGCTTAACATATAGAATATAAATATTCTTGATAATAAAAATGATTACAAAAGTTTCCCGAGCAATTCAGTCAACGTCACTAACACTGAAAATAATAGAATCACAATTGACTTGCGCACATAATATTAGTGATAATAACATCAATAATATGCATGATGATATTTTAAATTAGAGATAGGTCGACTTGTGTTCAATTATTAGTAGTAGTTAAGAAccttataattaaataaaaagtTGTCATTATCTTGTAATAATGTTTTGCTCTTAGTTTTAGTCTTCATCGCCTAACCATAACAATGCCAATAGTAGAGCCACATCCTTTTCTTGCCACCGTTTTTGAATATAATATGAATATAATATTTTATCCTTTGTCGATGTCGTATAGATTACATGAAGGTTTTGGTTTTGCTCTCAGATGCTTTGTATTAAAATATCCCTTAGATTTAATAAGAATTGATTATAGATGGAGGTCGGTTTTTTCTCCATGGTGTATGAAAAGCGTCCCTAtagtattttaaattttataataagAATTTAGTTTAAGAAATGAGTGTATGAAAAAAGAAAGGCCTTGATTTGATTGATGATGTCATTTGTGTTCACTTAAATTTAAGATAAACTAAACCAAACATATCTAGTGTATCCAGCAAAAGCAGGATCTGGGGACGGTAGGGTCTGGGGACGGTATGATGTACATAACCTTCTCCACATTCAAATTCCACATTCAAAAGTACGAAGATACTGTTTCCCAAAAAACCTCGGGCTTGTGTGTGAATGTGTATATATAGagtataattataaaaatatataatatgcAATATCAAATATGACCGTTTGTAGTCACTTTTATCCCACATAAAAACACTTTTGATATCTTCAACACAATCTTGCTTAAAAACACTCGCAGAACTTCTAATTTATAAATCAAATAACTCTCTGTTCTAAGAAGACAAGACATTCTATCTACCAAAAAAAAATGATTATCATCTCAACCAAATGAATAAACTGCATGCTACTAACACctcaaaatataaaatataaaatcaaTTTATCCATAAATTAATCAATCATTCTAATTCGACGCTTTCAAGACCTTCTATCTAATACCATATAATTTGCGCGAAAGAATCACGAGAATTGAAAAAGTTTTGTGGCATACCGAAAGGATGCCTTAGATTGATGGTGTAGTTGCGGGATTTAAACAAACAAATAAACTTATCTATatagataaccaatccatctaCCATTTTACTATATTATAGGAGTATCATGTTAAAAAGTTAGttcatctaaaattttaaaatattaaattatattgtTTAACAATGGTTGTAGTATAAACCTTACATTTCTGTCATTTTAAGTTTCGATTGATGTAAATTTCTTTCTCAATTATAATTGATGTAATGTAGAATTTCCACTTGATAATTTTAGATTATTGAAGGATACTTCCTTTAAATTTCAGAAGACAAATTATGAACAAATACAGGGAAGTGAGaataataaacaaaataaattgattcaaacttaaataaatgaGTCGAATTAGACTTTTTTCTTAAACAAGTGAGAGGTAAGTTTTAATCGTATAATGTTTAAGTTCGGCTCATTGATAAATGAGCTGAACATGAATGATATATAAGCTGAACACGAATTTGTTAAACAAAAAACAACAAAAATTTGTTAAATGTGATTTGGTAAGGTCTATGGTTTGGATAAatttgaaattgattttattataatttatttaaattctgatatataGAGTAATAACTTGATTAGTTTGCGAATCGTGTACATAACTACAAAAACTTGCGAAATCAAATTATAGAGTAATCAACTCGTTTAAAACGTCACGTCGCATCGTGTCTTGCGAGACCCTTTGTAATTAATGAAAGCACATCCCTAACTAGGTAAATGGTATATACAAATCAAAGAAGtacaaataatatttttgattatCTACATATAAAACGAAAAGGTCGAGGACTAATGATTCTTCTTCAGACTTGATGGCTCACTTCAAACAAATTTTATCTTAACAAAACAGTATATTGGTCTGTCGATTGTGTGTATGTATGTAATTGTGGGCCCACTTCAATCAGTGGGCTTTTTAACTTTAGTTTTGAAGACGAGAATGTACAAATCGTCCATAGAGAAATAGAGAAAACATCCAGTGGAGTGTGTTACGAATGATCCAAAACTTGAGCCCACTATACAGTGCCAGGCCGGCCCATACACCTTATCAAACTCCTGCTCATTGTTTCAGATTTGCATACACATACTGTCAGTCAATGGGATGATATAGCAAACAAAAATGTCTTTCAAAGCCATGATTTGAGTATCATGAATATATAATTTAAAGAATTGAATTGTGTGAAGGTTCAATGAATCACACAAAATTTGCTTTTGATGAATTCGGATATGATAAAGAAAAGTGACCAACGACAAGTTCTTTTACGGTGAGTCACGAGAGTGGTACAAATTATAAAGGAAGAAGGAAATCGAACATGTGACCTATCGTACACAGAATCTCAATTATAAAGGAAGAAGGAAATCGAACATGTGACATATCGTACACAGAATCTCAATCTTCGCTACTAGACTAACATGCACGTATTAGTGTGATATTTGAACTAAATATTTCCGAATTATGCCATTTTAGTTTAAGACGATATACCGAAAAGAACATACAATACAATTATCCTTGATAATTAAGTACTAATTAAGACTCTAAACTCTATTGCACATTGGGTGGTACAATGAAGAGTTAACTAACTTTAGATTATAGCATCATGACCTTCAATTTGTGATTAGATTAAGTGAAGTGTAACCTAATTAATAAGGCTAATACATACAGAATATTCAGGTCAAACATCAAATCCCCACATTTCACATTTCCATGTGCAATGTGGGAGGCCCATAGCCAAAGATCCAGATTTCAtattaatagttttaaaattttaaatgaaggATGCAAACAATAAATTTGTTTTCTTGTCTCTAGTCTTTTCTTCATTTGACCATCTACCAGTCCCTTAAAAATCACGAAATATGACTAATCGTCCTCAAAAGTAACCTAAATTCGAAAACTTGTGTTGCGTGGAGTGTTAAGGTCGGCCCTGAGATTCGAGGGGTTTTATTCGAAATCATTTTATCGGGACCTAATATATAGATATCATGAAAATTCATATATGTTTACTTAAAAAAGTTAAATATCCTTGGGGCTCTAGGCGTAAGTCTTACTCATCTATAGTCGGGGGTCATCCCTGGCAGTTCTACTTTGTTATGCACAACAATCACCTACAAGAAATGGGGATTTTTTCGACCGTAATAAATTCAATTGAATAAAGTCAGAGACTAAAATCGATCGTTAAGCGAAAAagtcaattttatatttaatctgCAGAAAAATACGGCTGAAACTTTTTCGGACCCACTTTTAAAAGAACTCGTTTAATTTTTGTCACGTCAACCTAAACCGACAACTAACATGCGTTATTTATCGAACGTAACTTGTAAACCATAATCTATATAATATTAACATCTAACTAAACCATAATCTAGATGATATTAACATCTAATTATCATTGTACCAACACTTCTAACAAAATTCGTCTAGGATGATTAATTAGTAATTCTTACTTGTTACTATATGTATCAGAGTCTGTTATCAGAATTTATCGATAATTCGTTAACAATAATCTTTCCCACTTGCGATTTTTGCTATAATTTCGAATTATCTTTCCCCACTCCCTAAAAACCTAATGTATCGAAATTGTATATGCAGTACGAAAGAGTTGAGCAAAACAACAAAGGAGAAAAAAGAGCTTGTACCTTCTTAATGTTATGAGCCAAGGTCTTGGGAGTAAACTTCTCTAAACAATCATAAGTTTGCCTAGCACACCTCAATGCATGGACCTGCATGAACCCCGGCATATCAGTAACCAGAACTTTGGCTTTCAAAAACCCGGCCATCGTTTCCACATTGATCGCTTCCACTTTCGACGCCACTGATTTCCTCCCTTCCGTGATCGACACCGATGATTTTCGAGCCTCTACTACATTCGAAACTGACTTTCTTCCTTTTACCTCAACAACACTAATTACTTTTTCTTTTTCTCCTGATTTAATTTGATCCGCATTATTTTCTCTATAAGTTTTCGACCTCTTCAATAGTCCCCAACTCCGCGATGATGAAACCATCTTTTTCGTGACCATCGGAGACGGTGGCGCCATGCCATGGCCGGTGTCTAGCTTGTAGACATGCATTGTAGCATTACTCTTCTTTGGTTTGTCCTTTGTTGCCATTTATGTAACTTATTTGTGTTTGGGGAAGAAGTATGAGTTTTTTTAGTTATTGAGTTTGGTAGATATATGAATCATGAATAAACTTATAGTACTAGTACATGTGATGGAAAATAATAAGTGAAAGTAGATTGTTGATTAGAGAGAAGGCAAAGAGTGCTTAGGGAAACAAACCATGTGTATGAGTTGTGAATTTGTGATTATACCAAGAATAATGTGTAAAATATAAATCAATCACAATGAGTAACGTCTTTGCTCATGATTATTCTACTATTTGTCCATATAAAATTATACATGAACCATTAATATAAAGGGAACACTTGATTGTGTGGTTTTTAAACATGACACGTTTGGGATGGCTAACCTAAACTGAAATCTTGTCGTATCTGAAGTTAAATTGGTGAATTTTCGTCCGGACTTTAATTTCAGGTTGAAATTAGTAAAAACTATTTTAAAACCGTAACAATTAtctaaatattaataaaaaaaatttccGGCCTGTTTTGAAATTCTAGTTCCGTCATACATAAGTATGCATATACTTTTTGTATTTGAAGTTTAATTGGCGAATCTTCGTTCAACTCTAAACACCGAGAAGGGTAACGAACAACTTTGATTCAAATAtctaaatattaataattattttttttattccgaCTGTTTTGAAATCTTAGTTCCGTCGTCACTGTACATGAGTACACAAGTATGCATATATCTGTTGTGTGTCTGGGGGCCTTATATATGGTGTGATTTATTGGTTGCGGTGGTGTTAGTTTTGTGGTATATTTGTATGGGATCGGCAAGAGACAGGCTGAGAGAATGGCCCCCCACTCTCCCCACTGTACTTAGTTATTATAAATTCCATAGCTTTCTTCCAACAAGACCGTCTTTCTCATTGTTTTAATATTCTACCACTCTCACTTATTCAGTTGTATGGTCTCTTTTGTATGTAAAGAATATTGATGCCATGAACTTCAaatatttttgggttttaaagtAAATTGACAGAGGTGGCCAGCTCTGCAAGTAACTCTGTCAGTTGCTTGTAAATCATTCAATTATCTCAAAGTGGCAAATCATCGAGGTGGCTTAGAGTCGAACCTGAGTCCTAAGTTCTGAGATCATGTTAAATAGCATGACATGAGAAGTGTGATACTATGTTAAAGAACCGTTCATCTACAACTTTTCAGTACTCTGATATCATGTCTAGTAATGTtaaatatatgatgttattaggACCTTTCTCTAACACATTAAGATTTTGAGATGAGCCGGTTACTCAACGTGGTATCAGAGGTTAGGCTGACGGGAGGACTAGATGGGCGCCCGTATTTCACTTTTCAACCCATAAATGAGCTTTCGAGTAAGGAGAGTGTTAAATATACGAGGGTTTTTTCTAATACCTTAAAGTTTTAGAGCGATTGATTTCAATATTCTCACAATTTCTTATGAACACGAAAGACAAATTTATGCCCCAAAGATGAGCGTCCATGATCCACTCTTCGACCAAAATGAGCTCTCGGctgagggggagtgttagaatatAAATCTGGTTATGCCTTCCTCTAACACTTTAAGATTTTAGAGTGACTGGTTTGTTAACAAGTAACCGGCTCAGCGCATCTAGACCGCGGTATTATTGTTGTACCGCAGCAGTGGCAGAATGCCTGGCCACATACTTGAAGTCTGAAATTGTCTTCAGCATAATATTGCAGAAGAACGGACCCATGTTGATATCATTACTGGACCATATCATAAGACAAGTCCAATCAAACTGGATAATTATAAACCAATTTGAAGGGCCCTTGGACTGGTATTTTGCTTATTTGTTTTCTTACAGTTATTGTTCTTTTTGCAGGTAACAAAATTTATTGATATCAGctctctaataatggcaatgCAGACCCCTGGGTAGTATATGGCCTCTAAAACTCCAAGGAATTTAAATGTCACATTCCATATACGATAAACCATGGCAGAAAATGAAGGCAGGATGAAGAGGCTGTCGTATATGTGTATCCATGGTCTACTTATCTTCATGTCTGGCTGAATTAAATACACGAAAGATTGCGACAGAAGTTTTGGACTAATACTGATATAAATATCAGGTATTAATTTTGGTAGAGGTCATCACAGAATGTAATATCAGAAAATTGTGTGGTCTAACAGCCTCTGACTTGTAACAATAAATTTTTCGAGTTTGAATCACAACAGTACAAGAAATTCGATAATCTAAACATGTATTATAACCTTGCTTTAAAACCATTACACCCTCATGCACCTGCAGTTTTTCTTAGTTGATCACTTGATCTTGGTAGTGTAGAGTTTGCAAGTGATTCATTTGGATTTTGGTAAGTGTAGAATATTCAAGTGATGAGATTGTTTGGTGATTAAAAATGTGTAGCAGTGAGCTATACGATCACTTAAATTTTGTAACAACCGAGACTATGAAGAATAACACGCAGAATTTGTAAAAAGAAGAAAGAACACAAAGCTAATATGTTCACTTAATTTTATTGCAGACGAAGTTTTAAGTGAAATGAATTTGCTCTGTCGCCTCCTTTGTCGATCCTCATTCTAAATTTTTTCTCCTACAAGGTCATCCGAAAGTTTTACTATGCTGCTCCTTTGAGGCAAACAACTATGGACTTTGTGATTGTTCAGTACCAGTCTTTTGTGATATTTTGTTGGTCTAAATTCAATTGGGCATATGACCAAACTGTGAAGGCCTCCGTATGTTCATAGTAAGTATCATTAGCAAATGTATTATATATGAATTATTGAAGCTTTGTAATGTATCAGTCATTAACATGTAATGCTGTATAGTATAAATCTCACGGACTCAGACAATAGCATGCAAACCACGTAAACCAAGCATAATCATAAATATAACAAACTGAGTCAACCCTTGCAGGCATGTTGTTTTCGAAGGCACCTCCTAGAGAGAATGCTCTATAAATGGACATGACTGTGGTTTGAGGGATCTCCTAATGATACTTCTCCAGTAAGTATGTCTTTGTAACAACACTGGAAACAAATTTGTTCTTGCATGTTTGTATTAGGCAAAGTATGTGAAAGCATAAAATGGAGAAGTTAGATTTGTAGTGAAGATGATGATATTGTTAATCCATCTCAGTTGCAAATTATGAATTTGTCTGTAAGAAAGCTATTATGTGTTTCCTGATATTCAGTTTCATTCTTCATGTACCAGAATCTAGGCTAGGCATGCATGTTCTAAGCTGTGACAGCCCTGTAGGAACCCCTATCAAATGATCGGTTTCCAGTTAATAAAAACAATCTTCGCGATTAACATATTGCAAAATTTAATCTTGCATAAAGGCCCATGGTAAACTTGTTTTCATGTTACAGAAAATTTAGGTCGAGATTTTGCTTAATTTATATACATGTCGATCATCAGTTATAGATTGATTGC
The sequence above is drawn from the Apium graveolens cultivar Ventura chromosome 2, ASM990537v1, whole genome shotgun sequence genome and encodes:
- the LOC141708891 gene encoding MAPK kinase substrate protein At1g80180-like; protein product: MEGLVRSESTFRRSGSSGLVWDDKFLSGELKPVQTKEGGDQDSSDNNKDKTEQPKQAYKTVEVTPTVDPPSPKVSAGCGICFGKSKPAKKSAATAHKRFKPAGGHRKS
- the LOC141708892 gene encoding uncharacterized protein LOC141708892 → MATKDKPKKSNATMHVYKLDTGHGMAPPSPMVTKKMVSSSRSWGLLKRSKTYRENNADQIKSGEKEKVISVVEVKGRKSVSNVVEARKSSVSITEGRKSVASKVEAINVETMAGFLKAKVLVTDMPGFMQVHALRCARQTYDCLEKFTPKTLAHNIKKEFDKVYGPAWHCIVGSSFGSFVTHSTGCFLYFSMDDLYILVFKTKVKKPTD